One window of the Klebsiella sp. WP3-W18-ESBL-02 genome contains the following:
- a CDS encoding fimbrial-like protein, with the protein MFKKTLFAMVTTALFSGAAFNASAEDQGHGTVTFTGTVITAPCSVAPESSKIEVWLGQVADTVLNGDSDATPTPFSIHLVDCTLSVTDGEGATTVTDKVKVTFTSANVDTTDTSLMANTKENSYGGAKGVGVRILDAGYKTVTLGQPFNFAFADLNNPTQNLDFNARMESKGHNATEGDVYAQANYVLSYK; encoded by the coding sequence ATGTTTAAGAAAACACTGTTTGCTATGGTAACAACCGCTCTGTTCTCTGGTGCTGCTTTTAACGCCAGCGCTGAAGACCAGGGTCACGGCACCGTTACGTTCACCGGCACCGTAATTACCGCACCGTGCTCCGTTGCACCGGAAAGCAGCAAGATCGAAGTATGGTTAGGTCAGGTTGCAGATACCGTACTGAATGGTGACAGTGATGCGACCCCAACACCGTTCTCCATCCACCTGGTTGACTGTACTCTGAGCGTGACTGACGGTGAGGGTGCTACGACTGTTACTGATAAAGTGAAGGTTACCTTCACCTCTGCAAACGTCGACACCACGGATACTAGCCTGATGGCTAACACCAAAGAAAACAGCTACGGCGGTGCCAAAGGTGTTGGCGTTCGTATCCTGGATGCGGGCTACAAAACCGTCACTCTGGGCCAGCCGTTCAACTTCGCCTTTGCCGATCTGAATAACCCGACTCAGAACCTGGACTTCAACGCCCGCATGGAGTCAAAAGGGCATAACGCAACTGAAGGTGATGTTTACGCACAGGCTAACTACGTTCTGAGCTACAAATAA
- the dsbB gene encoding disulfide bond formation protein DsbB, giving the protein MLRYLNQSSRGRSAWLLLALTAFALELVALWFQHVMLLKPCVLCIYERCALFGVMGAGLVGAIAPKSPLRYVALLIWLYSAFRGLQLAWEHTMIQLHPSPFMTCDFMARFPSWLPLDKWLPQVFVASGDCAVRQWEFLSLEMPQWLVGIFAAYLIVALLVLIAQPFKPKRRDLFGR; this is encoded by the coding sequence ATGTTGCGATATTTAAACCAGAGCTCACGTGGCCGCAGTGCCTGGTTATTGCTGGCGTTAACCGCTTTTGCGCTTGAGTTGGTGGCATTATGGTTTCAGCATGTGATGCTATTAAAACCATGCGTACTGTGCATTTATGAGCGCTGTGCGCTGTTCGGCGTCATGGGTGCCGGTCTGGTAGGGGCGATTGCGCCGAAAAGCCCGCTGCGCTACGTCGCGCTGCTGATTTGGCTGTATAGCGCCTTCCGCGGTCTGCAGTTGGCCTGGGAACACACCATGATTCAGCTGCACCCGTCGCCGTTTATGACCTGCGATTTTATGGCCCGCTTCCCAAGCTGGCTGCCGCTGGATAAATGGCTACCGCAGGTGTTTGTGGCATCCGGCGACTGCGCCGTGCGCCAGTGGGAGTTCTTATCGCTGGAGATGCCTCAGTGGCTGGTCGGTATTTTCGCCGCTTACCTGATCGTGGCGCTGCTGGTGCTGATTGCCCAGCCGTTTAAACCCAAAAGACGCGATCTTTTCGGCCGTTAA